The Candidatus Zixiibacteriota bacterium genome window below encodes:
- the atpG gene encoding ATP synthase F1 subunit gamma: MATLREVKKRIRSVVSTKRITKAMEMVAAANLRRAQQKVEQSRPYSKMMEQLLSHLAGASSDDITHPFFEERDISRKTLVVITSDRGLCGSYNGNAIRMAHQWLNDNKDFECEVVCVGKRGNDFFKRRQWPIVGYWTDWSGAIDYSKAKDISRFLTWRFLKGETDEITILFTRFISTVSYRLSVERYLPVAKPKAEEDAGYNIDYIFEPSAEAIYGSILPNYTTSKLIMALAESFASEHGSRMIAMGNATSNAEEMVDTLTLDYNKARQAQITTELLEVVSGAEALR; the protein is encoded by the coding sequence ATGGCGACACTTAGAGAAGTAAAAAAGCGAATCAGGTCGGTCGTATCCACCAAGCGCATCACCAAGGCGATGGAGATGGTGGCTGCCGCCAACCTGCGACGGGCGCAACAGAAAGTCGAACAGTCGCGGCCGTATTCGAAGATGATGGAGCAGTTGCTCAGCCATTTGGCCGGAGCGTCATCCGATGACATTACGCATCCGTTTTTCGAAGAACGTGATATCAGCAGGAAAACGCTGGTGGTGATTACTTCGGATCGCGGCCTGTGCGGTTCATACAATGGCAACGCTATTCGCATGGCCCACCAGTGGCTGAACGACAACAAGGATTTCGAGTGCGAGGTGGTCTGTGTCGGCAAACGCGGCAACGATTTCTTCAAGCGCCGCCAGTGGCCGATAGTCGGCTACTGGACCGACTGGAGCGGCGCGATAGATTACTCAAAAGCCAAAGACATTTCCCGCTTTCTCACTTGGCGCTTTTTGAAGGGCGAGACCGACGAAATCACCATATTGTTCACGAGATTCATATCGACCGTGAGTTATCGCCTGTCCGTAGAACGCTACCTGCCCGTGGCCAAGCCGAAGGCGGAAGAAGACGCCGGCTATAACATCGATTACATCTTCGAGCCGTCGGCGGAGGCCATCTATGGATCCATCCTGCCGAATTACACGACCTCCAAGCTGATAATGGCGCTGGCGGAGTCGTTTGCCTCCGAACATGGAAGCCGGATGATAGCGATGGGTAACGCGACTTCGAACGCCGAAGAAATGGTTGATACACTCACGCTCGACTATAACAAGGCCCGTCAGGCGCAGATTACCACCGAGCTGTTGGAGGTGGTGTCGGGCGCTGAGGCTTTGAGGTAG